The following are encoded in a window of Nocardia sp. BMG111209 genomic DNA:
- the fadD32 gene encoding long-chain-fatty-acid--AMP ligase FadD32 — MTDETFDDYLDETGNIRIPEGRTLVDYVEKHTRNDANDLAYRYIDYSRERDGEYQDLTWKQFGVRLRAVAARLQQVTKPGDRVAVLAPQGLDYVISFFAAIYAGCISVPLFDPDEPGHTDRLHAVLGDSKPSAILTASSSAAGVRQLFRSLPAPQRPRIIAVDAVPDTLGESWVRPAILVDDIAYLQYTSGSTRVPAGVEITHRAVGTNVLQMVHALDLNENSRGVTWLPLFHDMGLLCVIVPAIGGKYITIMSPSAFVRRPYRWIHELAAVSDGAGTFAAAPNFAFEHAAARGLPRNGESLDLSNVIGLINGSEPVTVSSMKKFNEAFAPYGLPKTAIKPCYGMAEATLFVSATRHEDEAKVIYVDRTELNAGRVVRVEQGTPNSIAQVSCGYVGISQWAAIVDAESIDDATGARELAEGEVGEIWLHGNNIGIGYWGREEETRNTFGNRLPNRLPVGSKATGTPEDGIWLRTGDYGVYVDGELYITGRVKDLVIVDGRNHYPQDLEYSAQESSKALRPGFIAAFSVPANQLPADVFGPETGLQFDADDSSEELVVVAERGPGAGKADPEPIADAVRAAISQRHGVTARDILLVPAGSIPRTSSGKIARRACKAAYLEGTLRGGYTQQAFPDAPDED, encoded by the coding sequence CATCGACTACTCACGCGAGCGCGACGGTGAGTACCAGGATCTGACCTGGAAGCAGTTCGGCGTCCGGCTGCGCGCGGTGGCCGCCCGCCTCCAGCAGGTCACCAAGCCCGGTGACCGAGTTGCGGTGCTGGCGCCGCAAGGTCTGGACTATGTGATCTCCTTCTTCGCCGCCATCTATGCCGGCTGTATCTCCGTGCCGCTGTTCGACCCCGACGAGCCGGGACACACCGACCGGTTGCACGCGGTACTCGGCGACAGCAAGCCGTCCGCGATCCTGACGGCGAGTTCGTCGGCGGCGGGGGTGCGGCAGCTGTTCCGCTCGCTGCCCGCCCCGCAGCGGCCGCGGATCATCGCGGTCGACGCGGTGCCCGATACCCTCGGCGAGTCCTGGGTGCGCCCCGCCATCCTCGTGGACGATATCGCCTACCTGCAGTACACCTCGGGATCGACACGCGTTCCAGCCGGCGTCGAGATCACCCACCGGGCGGTCGGCACGAATGTGCTGCAGATGGTGCACGCGCTGGACCTCAACGAGAACTCCCGCGGCGTCACCTGGCTGCCGCTGTTCCACGACATGGGCCTGCTCTGCGTGATCGTGCCCGCGATCGGCGGCAAGTACATCACCATCATGTCGCCCAGCGCGTTCGTCCGGCGGCCCTACCGCTGGATCCACGAGCTGGCCGCGGTCTCCGACGGCGCCGGCACCTTCGCCGCCGCGCCCAACTTCGCCTTCGAGCACGCCGCCGCCCGCGGCCTGCCGCGCAACGGCGAGTCGCTGGACCTGTCGAACGTCATCGGCCTGATCAACGGCTCCGAGCCGGTCACCGTCAGCTCGATGAAGAAGTTCAACGAGGCCTTCGCGCCGTACGGCCTGCCGAAGACGGCCATCAAGCCGTGCTACGGCATGGCCGAGGCCACCCTGTTCGTGTCGGCGACCCGGCACGAGGACGAGGCCAAGGTCATCTACGTCGATCGCACCGAGCTCAACGCGGGCCGGGTGGTCCGGGTCGAGCAGGGCACGCCGAATTCGATCGCCCAGGTCAGCTGCGGCTACGTGGGTATTTCGCAGTGGGCGGCCATCGTGGACGCGGAGTCCATCGACGACGCCACCGGCGCCCGGGAACTGGCCGAGGGCGAGGTCGGCGAGATCTGGCTGCACGGCAACAACATCGGCATCGGGTACTGGGGCCGCGAGGAGGAGACCCGCAACACGTTCGGGAATCGGCTGCCGAACCGGCTGCCGGTCGGCAGCAAGGCCACCGGCACCCCCGAGGACGGCATCTGGCTGCGCACCGGCGACTACGGCGTGTATGTGGACGGCGAGCTCTACATCACCGGCCGGGTCAAGGATCTGGTGATCGTCGACGGCCGCAACCACTACCCGCAGGATCTGGAGTACTCGGCCCAGGAGTCCAGCAAGGCGCTGCGCCCCGGCTTCATCGCCGCGTTCTCGGTTCCGGCCAATCAGCTGCCGGCCGACGTGTTCGGCCCGGAGACCGGCCTGCAGTTCGACGCGGACGACTCCTCGGAGGAACTGGTGGTCGTGGCCGAGCGCGGCCCGGGTGCCGGCAAGGCCGATCCGGAGCCGATCGCGGACGCGGTCCGCGCGGCGATCTCCCAGCGCCACGGCGTCACCGCCCGCGACATCCTGCTGGTGCCCGCGGGCTCGATCCCGCGTACGTCCAGCGGCAAGATCGCCCGCCGGGCCTGCAAGGCCGCCTATCTGGAGGGCACCCTCCGCGGCGGCTACACCCAGCAGGCCTTCCCGGATGCACCGGACGAGGACTGA